One Gossypium raimondii isolate GPD5lz chromosome 3, ASM2569854v1, whole genome shotgun sequence genomic window carries:
- the LOC105796305 gene encoding regulatory-associated protein of TOR 1 isoform X2 encodes MALGDLMTSRFSQLSLAVSNHVIDCNVSSSGYHEDDVAYADLMSQRRDLDAASTSSYANAVTSTASVPTTMAYLPQTVVLCELRHAAFEASTPTGPSHSGLVSKWRPKDRMKTGCVALVLCLNISVDPPDVIKISPCARMECWTDPFSMAPQKALETIGKSLRDQYERWQPKARSKVELDPTVDEVKKLCNTCRRYAKSERVLFHYNGHGVPKPTANGEIWLFNKSYTQYIPLPISDLDSWLKTPSIYVFDCSAAGMVVNAFIELLDCGTSNYPGSSRDCILLAACEAHETLPQSAEFPADVFTSCLTTPIKMALRWFCTRSLLHESLDSSLIDKIPGRQNDRKTLLGELNWIFTAVTDTIAWNVLPHDLFRRLFRQDLLVASLFRNFLLAERIMRSANCSPISYPMLPPTHQHHMWDAWDMAAEICLSQLPSLVEDPNAEFQPSSFFTEQLIAFEVWLDHGSEHKKPPEQLPIVLQVLLSQCHRFRALVLLGRFLDMGPWAVDLALSVGIFPYVLKLLQTTTPELRQILVFIWTKILALDKSCQVDLVKDGGHVYFIRFLNSAEAYPEQRAMAAFVLAVIVDGHRRGQEACIEAGLIQVCLKQLHGFTQNEAQTEPLLLQWLCLCLGKLWEDFTEAQTIGLQADVPAICAPLHSEPQPEVRASAVYALATLLDVGFDSFRDGIGGDEECDDVEKNRAEMIIIKSLLNVVSDGSPLVRAEVAVALAHFAFGHKQHLKSIAAAYWKPQPNSLLNSLPSLANIKGTGSGNIVSSQIGPLTAMVRDGRVSTSSPLATAGIMHGSPLSDDSSQLSDSGILNDGVSNGEVNHSRPKPLDNAMYSQCVLAMFTLARDPSPRVASLGRRVLSIIGIEQVTKSVKPAGNSAWPSDPANSSSTPSISGLARSSSWLDINGGHMALTFRTPPVSPPRQNYLAGIRRVCSLDFRPHLMNSPDSGLADPLLGSASGSERSLLPQSTIYNFSCGHFCKSLLTASDDSEELLAKREEQERFALEHIAKCQHSSVSKLNNNSQIASWDTRFETGTRTALLQPFSPIVIAADENERIRVWNYEEATLLNGFDNHDFPEKGISKLCLLNELDDSLLLVASSDGNIRIWKDYTLRGKQKHVTAFSSIQGHKPGMRSLNAVVDWQQQSGYLYASGEISSIMLWDLDKEQLVNSIPSSSDCSVSALAGSHNQAAYPTSGKSCGYWLSTRT; translated from the exons ATGGCATTGGGCGATCTGATGACGTCACGATTTTCTCAATTGTCGTTGGCGGTATCGAATCATGTCATCGACTGTAACGTCAGCAGTAGCGGCTACCATGAGGACGATGTTGCTTATGCTGACTTGATGTCTCAGAGGAGGGATTTAGATGCTGCATCAACTAGCAGTTACGCCAATGCCGTTACTTCCACGGCCAGTGTGCCTACGACCATGGCTTACTTGCCGCAAACTGTTGTTTTATGCGAGCTTCGGCATGCTGCTTTTGAAGCTTCCACGCCAACTGGACCCTCTCATAGTGGGCTTGTTTCCAAATGGCGCCCCAAGGACAGA ATGAAGACAGGATGTGTGGCCCtagttttatgtttaaatatcaGTGTTGATCCACctgatgtaataaaaatatctcCTTGCGCAAGAATGGAGTGCTGGACTG ACCCTTTTTCTATGGCACCACAAAAAGCACTGGAAACTATTGGGAAAAGCTTGAGAGATCAATATGAGAGGTGGCAGCCCAAG GCTCGCAGTAAGGTTGAACTTGATCCTACAGTGGATGAAGTGAAGAAACTTTGTAATACATGTCGCAGATATGCCAAGTCAGAGAGAGTTTTATTTCATTACAATGGACATGGTGTTCCAAAGCCAACTGCAAATGGTGAAATCTGGCTGTTTAATAAG AGTTATACACAGTATATTCCCTTGCCTATCAGCGATCTTGATTCTTGGTTAAAAACACCCTCTATATATGTTTTTGATTGCTCTGCTGCAGGAATGGTTGTTAATGCCTTCATTGAG CTTCTTGACTGTGGCACTTCTAACTACCCTGGATCTTCAAGAGACTGCATTCTTCTGGCTGCATGTGAAGCACATGAGACTCTTCCTCAAAGTGCTGAATTTCCTGCTGATGTGTTTACTTCTTGTCTTACTACACCTATCAAAAtggcattgagatg GTTTTGTACACGTTCATTGCTTCATGAGTCTCTTGACTCTTCACTTATTGATAAAATTCCTGGCCGTCAAAATGACCGTAAAACACTTCTAGGGGAATTGAACTGGATATTTACTGCAGTGACAGACACAATTGCTTGGAATGTTCTTCCTCATG ACCTTTTCCGAAGGTTGTTTAGACAGGATTTACTAGTTGCCAGTTTGTTCAGAAATTTTTTGCTTGCCGAGAGGATTATGCGCTCTGCAAATTGTTCTCCAATTTCTTACCCAATGTTGCCACCAACCCATCAGCACCATATGTG GGATGCATGGGACATGGCTGCTGAAATTTGCCTTTCTCAGCTTCCGTCATTGGTTGAGGATCCTAATGCAGAGTTCCAG cCAAGTTCATTTTTCACTGAACAGCTGATAGCCTTTGAGGTATGGCTTGACCATGGATCTGAGCATAAAAAGCCACCAGAGCAATTGCCTATTGTGCTTCAG GTTTTGCTTAGTCAATGTCATCGATTCCGTGCTCTAGTTCTTCTTGGAAGATTCCTTGATATGGGACCATGGGCTGTAGATCTG GCCCTTTCTGTTGGAATATTTCCTTATGTTCTGAAGCTGTTGCAAACAACCACTCCAGAACTGCGTCAAATCCTTGTCTTCATTTGGACAAAAATTTTGGCACTTGATaag TCATGTCAGGTTGATCTTGTAAAGGATGGTGGTCATGTTTATTTCATTAGGTTTCTTAATAGTGCAGAGGCATATCCTGAACAGCGTGCAATGGCTGCATTTGTTCTGGCTGTCATTGTGGATGGTCATAGACGTGGCCAGGAAGCCTGTATTGAAGCAGGGTTAATCCAGGTGTGCTTGAAGCAGCTTCATGGTTTCACGCAAAATGAGGCCCAAACTGAACCCTTATTGCTTCAGTGGCTTTGCCTTTGTCTTGGAAAGCTGTGGGAGGATTTTACTGAGGCTCAGACAATAGGTCTGCAGGCAGATGTGCCTGCAATATGTGCTCCTCTACACTCTGAGCCTCAGCCAGAG GTTAGAGCTTCAGCAGTTTATGCATTAGCTACCTTGCTTGATGTTGGGTTTGACTCGTTTAGAGATGGTATTGGAGGGGATGAAGAATGTGATGATGTTGAAAAGAATAGAGCTGAGATGATTATAATTAAAAGCCTTTTGAATGTTGTTTCTGATGGAAGCCCTCTTGTCCGGGCAGAAGTTGCTGTAG CTCTGGCACACTTTGCCTTTGGACATAAGCAGCACCTCAAGTCAATTGCTGCTGCATATTGGAAACCTCAGCCTAATTCCCTGTTGAATTCATTGCCTTCACTGGCTAATATAAAGGGCACAGGAAGTGGAAATATAGTTTCTTCTCAGATTGGTCCTTTAACAGCCATGGTTCGGGATGGAAGGGTATCCACCAGCAGTCCTCTTGCTACTGCTGGAATCATGCATGGATCTCCATTATCCGATGATTCATCTCAACTTTCTGATTCTGGAATACTGAATGATGGTGTCAGTAATGGGGAAGTTAATCATTCAAGGCCAAAACCTTTGGACAATGCAATGTATTCACAGTGTGTACTGGCCATGTTTACTTTAGCTAGGGATCCATCTCCACGTGTAGCAAGTCTAGGACGGCGGGTTCTTTCCATTATTGGAATTGAACAAGTAACAAAATCTGTGAAGCCTGCTGGTAATAGTGCCTGGCCTAGTGATCCTGCAAATTCCTCATCAACCCCTAGTATTTCTGGATTAGCTCGTTCTTCTTCCTGGTTGGACATTAATGGAG GTCATATGGCTTTAACATTTAGAACTCCTCCTGTTAGCCCTCCTCGACAAAATTACTTGGCAGGAATTCGTAGGGTTTGCTCTTTAGACTTCAGGCCTCACCTGATGAATTCTCCGGACTCAGGATTGGCTGACCCACTTCTAGGCTCTGCTTCTGGATCAGAGCGCAGTTTACTTCCTCAGTcaacaatatataattttagttgtGGCCACTTCTGCAAGTCTCTGCTTACTGCATCAGATGACAGTGAAGAACTATTGGCCAAAAGAGAAGAGCAGGAGAGATTTGCACTGGAGCATATTGCTAAGTGCCAGCACTCAT CTGTTAGCAAACTTAACAATAATAGTCAAATTGCTAGCTGGGATACAAGATTCGAGACAGGTACAAGAACTGCCTTGCTGCAACCTTTCTCTCCTATTGTGATTGCGGCAGATGAGAATGAACGGATCAG GGTATGGAATTATGAGGAAGCCACCCTCCTCAATGGTTTTGATAAtcatgattttccggaaaagggAATATCTAAACTTTGTCTTTTGAATGAGCTTGATGACAGCTTGTTGCTTGTTGCTTCAA GTGATGGAAATATACGGATTTGGAAAGATTATACACTGAGGGGGAAACAAAAACACGTTACCGCATTTTCTTCTATCCAAGGTCACAAACCTGGCATGCGGAGTTTGAATGCTGTTGTGGACTGGCAACAGCAGTCTGGATATCTC TATGCATCTGGAGAGATATCATCCATCATGCTTTGGGACTTGGATAAGGAGCAACTTGTTAATTCAATACCATCATCCTCGGATTGTAGTGTCTCGGCATTG GCTGGTTCGCACAACCAGGCCGCATACCCAACAAGTGGCAAGAGTTGTGGGTATTGGCTTTCAACCCGGACTTGA
- the LOC105796305 gene encoding regulatory-associated protein of TOR 1 isoform X1, whose protein sequence is MALGDLMTSRFSQLSLAVSNHVIDCNVSSSGYHEDDVAYADLMSQRRDLDAASTSSYANAVTSTASVPTTMAYLPQTVVLCELRHAAFEASTPTGPSHSGLVSKWRPKDRMKTGCVALVLCLNISVDPPDVIKISPCARMECWTDPFSMAPQKALETIGKSLRDQYERWQPKARSKVELDPTVDEVKKLCNTCRRYAKSERVLFHYNGHGVPKPTANGEIWLFNKSYTQYIPLPISDLDSWLKTPSIYVFDCSAAGMVVNAFIELLDCGTSNYPGSSRDCILLAACEAHETLPQSAEFPADVFTSCLTTPIKMALRWFCTRSLLHESLDSSLIDKIPGRQNDRKTLLGELNWIFTAVTDTIAWNVLPHDLFRRLFRQDLLVASLFRNFLLAERIMRSANCSPISYPMLPPTHQHHMWDAWDMAAEICLSQLPSLVEDPNAEFQPSSFFTEQLIAFEVWLDHGSEHKKPPEQLPIVLQVLLSQCHRFRALVLLGRFLDMGPWAVDLALSVGIFPYVLKLLQTTTPELRQILVFIWTKILALDKSCQVDLVKDGGHVYFIRFLNSAEAYPEQRAMAAFVLAVIVDGHRRGQEACIEAGLIQVCLKQLHGFTQNEAQTEPLLLQWLCLCLGKLWEDFTEAQTIGLQADVPAICAPLHSEPQPEVRASAVYALATLLDVGFDSFRDGIGGDEECDDVEKNRAEMIIIKSLLNVVSDGSPLVRAEVAVALAHFAFGHKQHLKSIAAAYWKPQPNSLLNSLPSLANIKGTGSGNIVSSQIGPLTAMVRDGRVSTSSPLATAGIMHGSPLSDDSSQLSDSGILNDGVSNGEVNHSRPKPLDNAMYSQCVLAMFTLARDPSPRVASLGRRVLSIIGIEQVTKSVKPAGNSAWPSDPANSSSTPSISGLARSSSWLDINGGHMALTFRTPPVSPPRQNYLAGIRRVCSLDFRPHLMNSPDSGLADPLLGSASGSERSLLPQSTIYNFSCGHFCKSLLTASDDSEELLAKREEQERFALEHIAKCQHSSVSKLNNNSQIASWDTRFETGTRTALLQPFSPIVIAADENERIRVWNYEEATLLNGFDNHDFPEKGISKLCLLNELDDSLLLVASSDGNIRIWKDYTLRGKQKHVTAFSSIQGHKPGMRSLNAVVDWQQQSGYLYASGEISSIMLWDLDKEQLVNSIPSSSDCSVSALASSQVHAGQFAAGFVDGSVRLYDIRTPDMLVRTTRPHTQQVARVVGIGFQPGLDQGKIVSASQAGDIQFLDIRSQRDTDLTIDAHRGSLTALAVHRHAPIIASGSAKQLIKVFSLKGEQLGTIRYQHTFMAQKIGSVSCLTFHPYQVLLAAGAADACVSIYADDNSHTR, encoded by the exons ATGGCATTGGGCGATCTGATGACGTCACGATTTTCTCAATTGTCGTTGGCGGTATCGAATCATGTCATCGACTGTAACGTCAGCAGTAGCGGCTACCATGAGGACGATGTTGCTTATGCTGACTTGATGTCTCAGAGGAGGGATTTAGATGCTGCATCAACTAGCAGTTACGCCAATGCCGTTACTTCCACGGCCAGTGTGCCTACGACCATGGCTTACTTGCCGCAAACTGTTGTTTTATGCGAGCTTCGGCATGCTGCTTTTGAAGCTTCCACGCCAACTGGACCCTCTCATAGTGGGCTTGTTTCCAAATGGCGCCCCAAGGACAGA ATGAAGACAGGATGTGTGGCCCtagttttatgtttaaatatcaGTGTTGATCCACctgatgtaataaaaatatctcCTTGCGCAAGAATGGAGTGCTGGACTG ACCCTTTTTCTATGGCACCACAAAAAGCACTGGAAACTATTGGGAAAAGCTTGAGAGATCAATATGAGAGGTGGCAGCCCAAG GCTCGCAGTAAGGTTGAACTTGATCCTACAGTGGATGAAGTGAAGAAACTTTGTAATACATGTCGCAGATATGCCAAGTCAGAGAGAGTTTTATTTCATTACAATGGACATGGTGTTCCAAAGCCAACTGCAAATGGTGAAATCTGGCTGTTTAATAAG AGTTATACACAGTATATTCCCTTGCCTATCAGCGATCTTGATTCTTGGTTAAAAACACCCTCTATATATGTTTTTGATTGCTCTGCTGCAGGAATGGTTGTTAATGCCTTCATTGAG CTTCTTGACTGTGGCACTTCTAACTACCCTGGATCTTCAAGAGACTGCATTCTTCTGGCTGCATGTGAAGCACATGAGACTCTTCCTCAAAGTGCTGAATTTCCTGCTGATGTGTTTACTTCTTGTCTTACTACACCTATCAAAAtggcattgagatg GTTTTGTACACGTTCATTGCTTCATGAGTCTCTTGACTCTTCACTTATTGATAAAATTCCTGGCCGTCAAAATGACCGTAAAACACTTCTAGGGGAATTGAACTGGATATTTACTGCAGTGACAGACACAATTGCTTGGAATGTTCTTCCTCATG ACCTTTTCCGAAGGTTGTTTAGACAGGATTTACTAGTTGCCAGTTTGTTCAGAAATTTTTTGCTTGCCGAGAGGATTATGCGCTCTGCAAATTGTTCTCCAATTTCTTACCCAATGTTGCCACCAACCCATCAGCACCATATGTG GGATGCATGGGACATGGCTGCTGAAATTTGCCTTTCTCAGCTTCCGTCATTGGTTGAGGATCCTAATGCAGAGTTCCAG cCAAGTTCATTTTTCACTGAACAGCTGATAGCCTTTGAGGTATGGCTTGACCATGGATCTGAGCATAAAAAGCCACCAGAGCAATTGCCTATTGTGCTTCAG GTTTTGCTTAGTCAATGTCATCGATTCCGTGCTCTAGTTCTTCTTGGAAGATTCCTTGATATGGGACCATGGGCTGTAGATCTG GCCCTTTCTGTTGGAATATTTCCTTATGTTCTGAAGCTGTTGCAAACAACCACTCCAGAACTGCGTCAAATCCTTGTCTTCATTTGGACAAAAATTTTGGCACTTGATaag TCATGTCAGGTTGATCTTGTAAAGGATGGTGGTCATGTTTATTTCATTAGGTTTCTTAATAGTGCAGAGGCATATCCTGAACAGCGTGCAATGGCTGCATTTGTTCTGGCTGTCATTGTGGATGGTCATAGACGTGGCCAGGAAGCCTGTATTGAAGCAGGGTTAATCCAGGTGTGCTTGAAGCAGCTTCATGGTTTCACGCAAAATGAGGCCCAAACTGAACCCTTATTGCTTCAGTGGCTTTGCCTTTGTCTTGGAAAGCTGTGGGAGGATTTTACTGAGGCTCAGACAATAGGTCTGCAGGCAGATGTGCCTGCAATATGTGCTCCTCTACACTCTGAGCCTCAGCCAGAG GTTAGAGCTTCAGCAGTTTATGCATTAGCTACCTTGCTTGATGTTGGGTTTGACTCGTTTAGAGATGGTATTGGAGGGGATGAAGAATGTGATGATGTTGAAAAGAATAGAGCTGAGATGATTATAATTAAAAGCCTTTTGAATGTTGTTTCTGATGGAAGCCCTCTTGTCCGGGCAGAAGTTGCTGTAG CTCTGGCACACTTTGCCTTTGGACATAAGCAGCACCTCAAGTCAATTGCTGCTGCATATTGGAAACCTCAGCCTAATTCCCTGTTGAATTCATTGCCTTCACTGGCTAATATAAAGGGCACAGGAAGTGGAAATATAGTTTCTTCTCAGATTGGTCCTTTAACAGCCATGGTTCGGGATGGAAGGGTATCCACCAGCAGTCCTCTTGCTACTGCTGGAATCATGCATGGATCTCCATTATCCGATGATTCATCTCAACTTTCTGATTCTGGAATACTGAATGATGGTGTCAGTAATGGGGAAGTTAATCATTCAAGGCCAAAACCTTTGGACAATGCAATGTATTCACAGTGTGTACTGGCCATGTTTACTTTAGCTAGGGATCCATCTCCACGTGTAGCAAGTCTAGGACGGCGGGTTCTTTCCATTATTGGAATTGAACAAGTAACAAAATCTGTGAAGCCTGCTGGTAATAGTGCCTGGCCTAGTGATCCTGCAAATTCCTCATCAACCCCTAGTATTTCTGGATTAGCTCGTTCTTCTTCCTGGTTGGACATTAATGGAG GTCATATGGCTTTAACATTTAGAACTCCTCCTGTTAGCCCTCCTCGACAAAATTACTTGGCAGGAATTCGTAGGGTTTGCTCTTTAGACTTCAGGCCTCACCTGATGAATTCTCCGGACTCAGGATTGGCTGACCCACTTCTAGGCTCTGCTTCTGGATCAGAGCGCAGTTTACTTCCTCAGTcaacaatatataattttagttgtGGCCACTTCTGCAAGTCTCTGCTTACTGCATCAGATGACAGTGAAGAACTATTGGCCAAAAGAGAAGAGCAGGAGAGATTTGCACTGGAGCATATTGCTAAGTGCCAGCACTCAT CTGTTAGCAAACTTAACAATAATAGTCAAATTGCTAGCTGGGATACAAGATTCGAGACAGGTACAAGAACTGCCTTGCTGCAACCTTTCTCTCCTATTGTGATTGCGGCAGATGAGAATGAACGGATCAG GGTATGGAATTATGAGGAAGCCACCCTCCTCAATGGTTTTGATAAtcatgattttccggaaaagggAATATCTAAACTTTGTCTTTTGAATGAGCTTGATGACAGCTTGTTGCTTGTTGCTTCAA GTGATGGAAATATACGGATTTGGAAAGATTATACACTGAGGGGGAAACAAAAACACGTTACCGCATTTTCTTCTATCCAAGGTCACAAACCTGGCATGCGGAGTTTGAATGCTGTTGTGGACTGGCAACAGCAGTCTGGATATCTC TATGCATCTGGAGAGATATCATCCATCATGCTTTGGGACTTGGATAAGGAGCAACTTGTTAATTCAATACCATCATCCTCGGATTGTAGTGTCTCGGCATTG GCTTCTTCTCAAGTCCATGCTGGTCAATTTGCAGCTGGTTTTGTGGATGGTTCTGTTAGACTATATGACATCCGGACACCCGACAT GCTGGTTCGCACAACCAGGCCGCATACCCAACAAGTGGCAAGAGTTGTGGGTATTGGCTTTCAACCCGGACTTGATCAAGGAAAG ATTGTTAGTGCATCCCAGGCTGGTGATATTCAGTTCCTCGATATTAGAAGTCAAAGAGATACAGACCTTACAATTGATGCTCACCGAGGATCACTTACAGCTTTAGCCGTTCATAGACATGCCCCGATAATCGCCAGTGGTTCAGCAAAACAGCTAATCAAAGTTTTCAGTCTAAAAGGTGAACAACTCGGCACCATTAGATACCAACATACCTTCATGGCCCAGAAGATTGGTTCCGTAAGCTGCCTTACCTTCCATCCCTACCAAGTGTTACTCGCTGCCGGTGCCGCCGATGCCTGCGTTTCAATCTATGCTGATGACAACTCTCATACAAGATAA
- the LOC105796306 gene encoding TOM1-like protein 6 yields MMMMSSASSSAATVAVDKATSDLLMGPDWTMNIDICDSVNSNHWPAKDVVKAVKRRLQHKSSKVQLLALTLLETMVKNCGDYVHFQIAERNILGEMVKIVKKKADMLVRDKILALLDSWQEAFGGPGGKHPQYYWAYDELRRSGVEFPKRSSNTAPIFTPPATHPTLNPGYGMPSNSSRRLDETMATEIESLSLSSLDSMKDVMELLSDMLQAVNPSHSAAVKDEVIVDLVNRCRSNQKKLMQMLTTTGDEELLARGLELNDGLQSLLAKHDAIALGSPLPVEATAVSPMHNEASSSNKSSEAKSPAPNISPPTPVATVTKSHIDEEEEEEDDFAQLARRHSRAQFTSPQNASPGTSEATAPVSNANVTTSYTPTASTSIPSNALALPDPPAPVKTSKEQDLIDLLSLTLSTTTASSPHAPPTPPSASQHQVPVPPSSQGYPYASQTYPASQAQLPYNSYVVPWAQPQKPSQPQVQLQPTQFQTEPQAQNQSNSPSQAQHQFQARSQPHQLNTQSQIRLQPQSPSQSQSPHQSFGQPQYQPYFRPQYTSAYPPPPWAATPGYFNSQNHRSSTNNMISTPQVNTTASNSITGPRPLQHNSSFPIRGTNGGAPMNGGDSWTSTGPRNPAPTSGQKPFIPSYLLFEDLNVLGNGDGRRSSTSPNLSGSNTQSMVGGRK; encoded by the exons atgatgATGAtgtcatcagcttcatcatcaGCAGCGACAGTAGCTGTAGATAAGGCAACGAGCGATCTTCTAATGGGTCCTGATTGGACTATGAATATCGATATTTGCGATTCTGTTAATTCTAATcattg GCCAGCAAAGGATGTTGTAAAAGCTGTGAAGAGAAGGTTGCAGCACAAGAGTTCTAAAGTTCAATTACTAGCTTTGACG CTTTTGGAAACAATGGTGAAGAATTGTGGTGATTATGTTCATTTTCAGATTGCTGAGAGGAATATATTGGGGGAGATGGTTAAAATTGTGAAGAAGAAG GCGGATATGCTAGTGAGGGATAAAATTTTGGCTTTGTTGGACTCTTGGCAAGAGGCATTTGGCGGTCCAGGGGGTAAACATCCACAGTACTACTGGGCATATGATGAGCTAAGG CGTTCGGGAGTAGAATTTCCCAAGCGTTCATCAAATACAGCTCCTATCTTTACACCACCAGCTACACATCCAACCTTGAATCCCGGTTATGGAATGCCAAGCAATTCTTCTAGAAGGCTTGATGAAACAATGGCTACCGAGATCGAAAGTTTAAG TTTGTCTAGCTTAGACTCAATGAAGGATGTTATGGAGCTCTTAAGTGACATGCTACAAGCTGTAAACCCGAGTCATAGTGCG GCAGTGAAAGATGAAGTGATAGTTGATCTCGTTAATCGATGTCGTTCCAACCAAAAAAAGCTGATGCAGATGCTTACAACTACCGG GGATGAGGAACTTTTAGCTCGAGGTCTTGAACTAAATGATGGTCTGCAAAGCTTACTTGCGAAACACGATGCTATAGCTTTAGGTTCCCCCTTGCCAGTTGAAGCTACTGCTGTAAGCCCGATGCATAATGAAGCAAGTTCCTCCAACAAATCAAGTGAAGCGAAGAGCCCAGCACCTAATATAAGTCCACCCACACCGGTTGCCACTGTGACAAAAAGCCATATcgatgaagaggaagaagaggaaGACGACTTCGCACAGCTAGCTAGAAG GCATTCCAGAGCACAGTTCACATCTCCTCAGAACGCTTCTCCTGGAACAAGTGAAGCTACTGCGCCAGTCAGTAATGCCAATGTGACGACATCGTATACACCAACCGCCTCAACCTCTATTCCGAGCAATGCTTTAGCTTTGCCTGATCCACCTGCACCAGTTAAAACTTCGAAAGAACAGGACTTGATTGATCTTTTAAGCCTTACCTTGTCCACAACAACGGCTTCCTCTCCGCATGCCCCTCCCACACCACCATCTGCATCTCAACATCAGGTACCTGTTCCTCCTAGCAGCCAAGGATATCCTTATGCTTCCCAAACATACCCTGCAAGTCAGGCGCAGCTGCCGTATAATAGTTATGTGGTTCCTTGGGCTCAACCTCAAAAACCGTCTCAGCCCCAAGTCCAGCTACAACCAACCCAGTTCCAAACTGAGCCACAAGCTCAAAATCAGTCGAATTCACCATCTCAGGCTCAACATCAGTTCCAAGCACGATCCCAGCCTCATCAGTTAAATACACAGTCTCAAATCCGACTCCAACCCCAATCACCATCCCAGTCCCAGTCACCGCACCAGTCATTCGGACAACCTCAATACCAACCATATTTCCGGCCTCAATACACATCCGCATATCCCCCTCCACCATGGGCTGCAACTCCCGGTTATTTCAACAGCCAAAACCACCGCTCTTCTACAAATAACATGATCTCCACTCCCCAAGTGAACACCACTGCATCAAATTCCATTACAGGGCCCAGACCCTTGCAGCATAATAGCTCATTCCCCATAAGAGGAACCAACGGCGGAGCACCAATGAACGGAGGTGATTCTTGGACGAGTACCGGTCCCAGGAACCCTGCTCCCACATCAGGACAAAAGCCTTTTATCCCGTCATACCTATTGTTCGAAGATCTGAACGTGCTCGGAAATGGTGACGGAAGGCGTAGTAGTACATCACCAAACTTGTCGGGTAGTAATACACAAAGTATGGTTGGTGGAAGGAAGTAA